A genomic region of Bactrocera dorsalis isolate Fly_Bdor chromosome 3, ASM2337382v1, whole genome shotgun sequence contains the following coding sequences:
- the LOC105233658 gene encoding adenosine kinase gives MITGLRIVNTASKQIRVQRNIAGCIKKWCWGLQIRCRSLSSDANKKSESQGGTAATNKQLPKQYKFMSVGHILLDHTARLPNSEIGILKKFNVIENTKGILDVKSLRELKKEACKRVKCVESPGGSALNTVRLLKQLGNNSLFIGLVGDDEAGRKLRKYFKEHDIDVRLFTHKELPTGECLSIINKDTHTETLYANIGASESISVELMQQAEKEVQFLRPTERKQLIYVEGFIIPGRKKLCEYMIKNYVSGRRWLALNLSAEFIVRENFEDVMAYACAAYFIFGNGNEFCALAHRMGFGNDTEKAIRKIFKYHCGPRIMIITNDKNSVILVSNVEYGSDKPGKIFYRECKVDKIPNVVDTTGAGDSFVAGFLHAFLNNYKLKDCVVVGSAVASKVITTIGCNLPKDFNINEVTDKMTKMK, from the exons ATGATAACAGGCCTCCGGATCGTAAACACCGCGTCCAAGCAAATACGGGTACAAAGAAATATTGCTGGATGTATTAAGAAATGGTGCTGGGGTCTGCAAATCCGTTGTCGGTCTTTAAGCAGcgatgcaaataaaaaa AGCGAAAGCCAAGGAGGTACTGCTGCGACAAACAAACAGCTTCCAAA ACAATATAAATTCATGTCTGTTGGACATATTTTGCTGGATCACACGGCGCGACTGCCCAACAGTGAAATcggaatattgaaaaaatttaacgtCATAGAAAATACCAAAGGCATCTTGGACGTGAAGTCTTTGAGAGAACTAAAGAAGGAAGCATGCAAGAG GGTAAAATGTGTGGAAAGTCCTGGTGGCTCAGCGCTCAATACGGTGCGACTACTGAAACAATTGGGCAACAATTCGCTCTTCATTGGCCTAGTGGGTGACGATGAAGCTGGCAGGAAATTACGCAAATACTTCAAAGAACACGACATCGATGTGCG TTTATTCACACACAAAGAATTGCCGACCGGCGAGTGTTTATCGATCATAAATAAGGATACTCACACTGAAACGCTTTACGCGAACATTGGCGCCTCGGAAAGCATTAGTGTGGAGCTTATGCAACAAGCCGAGAAGGAGGTGCAGTTCTTGCGCCCAACCGAACGTAAGCAACTTATATATGTGGAGGGCTTCATCATACCGGGTCGTAAGAAGTTGTGCGAATATATGATTAAGAACTATGTCAGCGGTCGTCGTTGGTTGGCACTCAATTTGAGTGCCGAATTTATTGTGCGCGAAAACTTCGAAGATGTCATGGCATACGCATGCGCCGCGTACTTCATctttggcaatggcaatgaaTTTTGTGCACTTGCCCATAGAATGGGTTTCGGCAACGATACGGAGAAGGCGATCAGAAAGATATTTAAGTATCACTGCGGTCCTCGCATTATGATTATAACAAATGATAAGAATAGCGTAATACTCGTAAGCAATGTTGAGTATGGATCGGATAAACCGGGCAAAATATTTTATCGTGAATGTAAAGTGGATAAAATTCCAAATGTTGTCGATACAACTGGTGCGGGTGACTCTTTCGTGGCCGGTTTCTTACATGCTTTCCTGAATAACTACAAACTCAAGGATTGTGTTGTCGTGGGCTCTGCGGTGGCGTCTAAAGTTATCACTACCATCGGTTGCAATCTGCCGAAAGATTTCAATATTAATGAAGTGACggataaaatgacaaaaatgaaatga